Below is a genomic region from Virgibacillus dokdonensis.
TGTAGCTGTACCGTTTGCTACTGTAGCCATTGCTTTTTTTGCAGCAGTAACATTTATCTATTTTATAAATCATGCTACTACATGGATGCAAGTGCATAATATTACCGACACGATGAAGCAAGTTACAGTAGAAATGTTAGAAGGAGATTTTACGAAAGACTTACAGCAAATGCGAACGGAAAATCCTGGTGACTTATTGCAAGGGTGGCAAAAAGAAAAATGTAGTGTATTAGCGCCTATATCTGGCTATATACAGCTGATTCTCTTTAAAGACTTACTACAAAAAGCGAAACAAGACAATATTATTGTGAAAATGGAAGTAGGTATTGGAAACTATGCTTTACAAGGAAATCAGCTTTTTACTTATTGGGGGCCAGGCGCTCATCAAGTGAACGAGCAAGAATACTTAGATTTTATTCGTTTAGGCCATAAGGAAACAGAAATTCAAGACTTAAAATACGGTCTAAATAAGCTAGCAGAAATTGCGATTAAAGCAATGGGAAATGATGATCCTAAAACAGCTGCGAATACGATTTATCAAGTGGCCGACTTGCTGTTAGCTTTGGAGAATAAAGCTACCTTTTCCCCCTATTTAGTCGATGAAGAAGGTCAAGTGCGCTTCATATTAGGTGTGGATGATTTCGAATACCACCTCTATCAGGGGTTGGGATTAATTAGACATTATGCACAAAAGAACTATCCGATTATTACAAACATCATTGAAGCGTTAACGAGATTGGCTGGCGCGGTGGATCAAAAATATCATAAGGTGATTTGGAATTTTGCTACGAATACGATTGATCATATTTATACAGAGTTTATTTTTGATCTTGATCGTAAATTATTGCTACGCAATCTTCAAGAGCTTGCACGTATTACGGGCCATGCGTCTAACTATAACTACATCGAACGTCACTTAAAAGGCGATAAGCAATGATTTGCGATGTTTAAGAAGGCAATATAAAGGAATAATACGTATAAATCATGTTATAAGAAAGGAGCATGTTTACGTGAAGCAAGAACATGTACGAGCACAAGTTGAACAAATTTTGGAAAGTGATCTTGTTGGTCCGATGGCTACAGTAAAAGGGAAAATGCCGCACTCTAGGTATATGACGTTTTATCATGATAACTTAACATTGTATACACTAACTAGCAAGCAAACGGACAAAGTAGATGATATTGAACAAAACCCGTATACCCATATTATTCTTGGTTATGAAGGAGAAGGGTTTGGTGACGCTTATGTGGAGTATGAAGGCAAGGTAAATGTCAACGATTCTCCTGAACTAAAGAAGAAATTATGGAGTGACCATGCAAATATATATTTTGATGGACCAGATGACCCAAATTTAACGGTGCTGGAAATAAAGCCATTGCATATCCGTCTCATGAATAAAAAAGGCCAAGAAACGCCACAGGAATTAGAGATATAGGAGTAATCAAGCCAGCTGTATGGGAATAAGCAGCTGGCTTTTTATCAATCAGAGATAGTACAAGGAAAAGCTACAGTTTAGGCCAAGTTTTTTTGGCATAGGCTGTAGCTTTTCTATGGTCTAGGATATTATAAAATTTTGCAGCTGTAGATAAACTTACTAAGTTATTTAGCCACGTCCGGCTCCAGCGCCTTTGTTCTACTATAGAAATTTATAAAAGTTTAAAGGTTTATAGTATAAGAAAAACGATGCCATTCGCCATAAGACTTGGCGACAAGCCACGTTTTTCTAATAATGAAGTCCTATGATTGTGCTTGCTCGGTTTGTAAAGCAAGCCTTCCATCTGTAATTTGATACACTTTATCACAATAATCAATTAATCGTGTATCATGCGTAACAACGATAGTAGTTTTGTTGCTCTTCGTCGTTATTTCTTGTAGCATTTCCATCACTTCAAACGCCCGATCGGAGTCGAGGGAGGCGGTTGGCTCATCGGCTAAAATGATACTAGGGTCTGTGTAGAGTGCCTTGGCAATAGCGACACGTTGTTTTTCTCCTCCTGACAAGTCGGACGGAAAGCTATTTAATAACTTATGAATACCTAATGTTTGATATAGTTCCTGCAATTTTTCAGAAGGCAAGTTATGCTTCTTTACTTTATCTAATAAACGCATTTGTTGCTTCACATTCAAAAATGGAACTAAATTAGATGATTGCAGGACGAACCCAATTTCTTTTAAGCGAATGGCTGATCGCTGTTTCTCTTTTAATTTAGTAATATCTGTACCATTCATAAATACTTGACCACTGGTAGGAGTTTGTAGACCACCGGCTATTGTCAAAAAGGTGCTTTTTCCCGATCCAGATGGTCCAATGACAGCAATTAATTCCCCCTGTTGAGAGGAGAAATCAGTTGGCTTTAGAGCTTCTACTTCTGTATGTCCCGAACCGAAAATTTTACGCACTTGTTTCATTTCAAGAACTGCCATGCTTTAACCTCCAATCGCTTTTAGTGGATCGATCTTTACAATCGTTTGAATAGAGAATAGCGCTCCTAATACAGATACAAAAACAAGTACAATACCATAGAGGAGTAAATCCAAATAATTAAAGGCGATAGGAACGATATCTGGTAAAAAGAACCCTGTAACCATCGTTAACAGAAATCCGAGAACCACACCTGCAGCTGCCAATAAAAAAGTTTGGGCAATAACCGAGTTTGCTAAGTATTTACTCGATATTCCTTGTGCTTTCATAACTCCGAATATACTTATCTTCTGAATGGTAAGTACATAGAGGAAAATAGCTAATACGACTGCAGAGATAACAAATAAGAAGTAAATCATAAAGTTTAAGGTTAATTTTTGTTCTGAATAACCAGGGAGATTTTCGATAAATGTTGTCGTATCTACAACTTCTAATGCTTCTTTAACGTCTATATTGGATAAATCATCTGTTCGAATGACAAAGGCATTTATTTGTTCTTTGTACATTTCTGCTGCTTCTCCGTAGCGCACTTTGTGTACGGTTTGTAAGTCAGTGTAAAGTACCGGTGCAGCAATGAATTTTGCATTATCAGTAAAACCGACAATGGTTAACTTTTCCTCAGTGGAAGCCAATTGCAACTCATCACCGAGTTCAAATCCTTCTTCTTTTAAAGACGCATCAGCAACCACTTCATTATCATTTTGAAACGTCTCGCCCTCTGTTATGTCAGGCATAATGAACTCATCTGCATGAATGCCGAAGAGAGCTACATTCGATTTATTATCCCCTGAAGTAGCGATGGAGCTAATTTGGGCTAAACTAGCAAATTCATCTGCACCTTCCCCATCATAATCCTCCAGTGATAAGCTAGATTGAGGCAGGTTAACATCGGATTCTTCTGTCAAAATGACGCCTTGTGCTTCCCATTTATCAACCGCTGCTTTGTTCATGTCTTCCAACCCGTTTGCCAGCCCTGATAATAAGAAAACAAGGTAGGAAACGAGCAATAATACACCAACAATTAAAGTGAAGCGTAATTTGTTGTTCTTCATCTCATTCCAGGCTAAAAACATGGCTCTCCCTCCCAATCACATGCTAAAAAATTGTATACTCCATTATTGTATAGGAATGTTTTGACAAAACAAAACAGTTAGCTTAGGCTTAATTTGCTAAGAGAGCCAATTCATTATCATGATTGGTGAAATATAGCGTAAAATAATAACATGCTATACTTCATAGAACACCATGGTTGTTCTTCGGAAGCCTTAGATCAATCTCAATTAGTGAAATATAACACAATAAATGGTTAGGGAGAGAAAACATTGAGAACAATTGCTTTTGATTTAGACGATACATTATACGATCGAACTGAGCCATTAAAGCAGACCTTTGCCAGCTTTACGCCTACAAAGGAGCTGCGCTTCAACGAAATTTTACCTATCTATCATAAATATAGTGATATCGCTTTTGAAAAGGTCACGAACCAGCAATGGACATTGGAAGAGTCCTATGTTTATCGTATACGCAAGACGCTTCAAGAACAAAATATCGGCATTAGTGAGCAAGATGCACTCGCTTTTCAAGCAATGTATACAAAAAATCAAGACCGTATTCAGTTAAGACCTCATATAGAAGAGATTATACAGTATTTGCAAAACAAGGAAATACAAACAATTATTATTACCAATGGACCATCGACGAATCAACGTAAAAAAGTACGCCAATTAGGGTTGGAAGCTTATTTATCTGCAAATGAAATTATTGTATCCGAGGAAGAGGGGGTTGCTAAGCCAGACGTAGCAATTTTTAAGGTTGCCGAGAAAAGGTTTGGCTTCGCTAAAAATGAAGTATGGTATGTTGGTGATAGCTTCCCTATGGATATAATCGGGGCTAGTCAAGCTGGTTGGAAGGCGATTTGGCTAAATCCAAGTCGTCAGGAGCCAGTAATTAATTCGAATCCAGCAGAAAAAACAGTGTACTCCACGGAAGCGTTGAAAGAGTATTTATTTCAAATTATATATTGAAGATTTGAGATCATTTCATTGCTGACTTCTAATATGAGGGAGAGTAAATGAAAGAGGAACAGTGATAGGCTGTTCCTTTTTTTATACCTATTTAAAGTGGACAGTTTTAGGGTTAATAGTATAGGGGAAGCTTGGATTATTACTAATTTTTTCTAGGAACCTAATTGTTATGCATGAGTAGACAGAATAAACTACATATGGTACATTTATTATTAATTAATAATACTTTAATTCATAATAAAAGGAGGAGGATGTTACATGGAAGGTTTAAAGGGGATTCATCATGTTACGGCGATTACGAGCAGTGCTGAGAAAAACTATGAATTTTTTACGTATGTCCTCGGCATGCGTTTAGTTAAAAAGACTGTAAATCAAGATGATATTCAAACATACCATTTGTTTTTTGCTGATGATAAGGGAAGCCCAGGGACAGATATGACCTTTTTTGATTTTCCTGGTATTCCAAAAGGTTCACATGGTACAAACGAAATCTATCAGACATCTTTTCGGGTTCCTTCAGATGAAGCACTTACGTATTGGGTTGATCGATTCGATTGTTTGGACGTGAAGCATGCTGGAATTCAAGAGCAATTTGGCAAAAAGATAGTACCTTTCGTAGACTTTGATGATCAGCGATACCAATTAATTTCTGATGAAAATAATGTAGGAGTTGAAGCTGGTATACCTTGGCAAAAAGGCCCAATTCCGTTAGATTATGCAATTACTGGTTTGGGCCCGATTATTATTCGAGTTGCTGACTTTACGGATTTTAAAGAAATGTTGGAGAAGGTATTGCAATTCACATATATACAGGAAGAAAATGAGCTTCATTTGTTTGAAGTAGGTCAAGGAGGAAATGGCGCGCAGGTTATTGTAGAGCATAACAAAACGATGCCAAATGCGCGTCAAGGCTACGGAACGGTTCATCATGTTGCATTCCGAGTAGAGGACCGATCGGTATTAGATGCATGGACAAACCGAATGGAAGGCTTTGGGTTTGCTACGTCAGGTAATGTAAATAGGTATTACTTCGAATCGTTATATTTTAGAATTACGAATCAAATCTTATTTGAACTAGCAACGGAGGAACCAGGATTTATGGTTGATGAACCCTATGAAACGTTAGGTGAAAAATTAGCTTTACCACCATTTCTAGAGGAGAAGCGGGAACAAATTGAAAAAATGGTTCGACCAATAGATACGGTGAGAAGTACGATTCAATTTTAGTCTTATGGTGAAAGCCTATTTTAAACCGATAACAAAGAATTTGACGAGGTTTAAATTATCCATGTGCTTCCTTTATGAAAATTAGTGGGGGAAAGAACCCCCGCTAATTGGAAATGCATGTTATAGAATGCCCCCTTAACTAGCCCACCTTGACGATCGCCTCCTAAGGGAATACGATATAGCTAGTTACTTCATTTTAGTATAGGTATAAACAAAGCTCGACGTTTTCACTATAGATTCTTTTATGTTATGAAGGGTTAGTTTATGGTGTAAACTACATAAAGCTTTTCGTTATGCAGATACGGAGGAAATGCAAGTTTTTAACTTTAAAATAGATAAACTATTATTTAAGTTATGGTTTGGAGGTTATTATGGATAAACCTTTATTTAATATTCCCCATCAGACGTATTCCATGCTTAGTCAAAGTGAACGCTATTTATTGGAGTTTATTCATGAGCATATGGATGAAATTGCTGACATGTCCATTGTTACACTTAGTGAA
It encodes:
- a CDS encoding DUF2254 domain-containing protein; its protein translation is MLVKWLPPSLSKYLKMSKEERKYELRLTLWRTPLLYIIWTFFLVAITVYMDVGIGIAKYTFDGFQATFETTRALISALIGGVLTLSAFTLNSLLVVLTTFSGQFSPRMLQNFVKDKQTQHILGIFNGSFVYVLILFLAISSNPVDYYVAVPFATVAIAFFAAVTFIYFINHATTWMQVHNITDTMKQVTVEMLEGDFTKDLQQMRTENPGDLLQGWQKEKCSVLAPISGYIQLILFKDLLQKAKQDNIIVKMEVGIGNYALQGNQLFTYWGPGAHQVNEQEYLDFIRLGHKETEIQDLKYGLNKLAEIAIKAMGNDDPKTAANTIYQVADLLLALENKATFSPYLVDEEGQVRFILGVDDFEYHLYQGLGLIRHYAQKNYPIITNIIEALTRLAGAVDQKYHKVIWNFATNTIDHIYTEFIFDLDRKLLLRNLQELARITGHASNYNYIERHLKGDKQ
- a CDS encoding pyridoxamine 5'-phosphate oxidase family protein codes for the protein MKQEHVRAQVEQILESDLVGPMATVKGKMPHSRYMTFYHDNLTLYTLTSKQTDKVDDIEQNPYTHIILGYEGEGFGDAYVEYEGKVNVNDSPELKKKLWSDHANIYFDGPDDPNLTVLEIKPLHIRLMNKKGQETPQELEI
- a CDS encoding ABC transporter ATP-binding protein; this encodes MAVLEMKQVRKIFGSGHTEVEALKPTDFSSQQGELIAVIGPSGSGKSTFLTIAGGLQTPTSGQVFMNGTDITKLKEKQRSAIRLKEIGFVLQSSNLVPFLNVKQQMRLLDKVKKHNLPSEKLQELYQTLGIHKLLNSFPSDLSGGEKQRVAIAKALYTDPSIILADEPTASLDSDRAFEVMEMLQEITTKSNKTTIVVTHDTRLIDYCDKVYQITDGRLALQTEQAQS
- a CDS encoding ABC transporter permease; this translates as MFLAWNEMKNNKLRFTLIVGVLLLVSYLVFLLSGLANGLEDMNKAAVDKWEAQGVILTEESDVNLPQSSLSLEDYDGEGADEFASLAQISSIATSGDNKSNVALFGIHADEFIMPDITEGETFQNDNEVVADASLKEEGFELGDELQLASTEEKLTIVGFTDNAKFIAAPVLYTDLQTVHKVRYGEAAEMYKEQINAFVIRTDDLSNIDVKEALEVVDTTTFIENLPGYSEQKLTLNFMIYFLFVISAVVLAIFLYVLTIQKISIFGVMKAQGISSKYLANSVIAQTFLLAAAGVVLGFLLTMVTGFFLPDIVPIAFNYLDLLLYGIVLVFVSVLGALFSIQTIVKIDPLKAIGG
- a CDS encoding HAD family hydrolase encodes the protein MRTIAFDLDDTLYDRTEPLKQTFASFTPTKELRFNEILPIYHKYSDIAFEKVTNQQWTLEESYVYRIRKTLQEQNIGISEQDALAFQAMYTKNQDRIQLRPHIEEIIQYLQNKEIQTIIITNGPSTNQRKKVRQLGLEAYLSANEIIVSEEEGVAKPDVAIFKVAEKRFGFAKNEVWYVGDSFPMDIIGASQAGWKAIWLNPSRQEPVINSNPAEKTVYSTEALKEYLFQIIY
- a CDS encoding ring-cleaving dioxygenase, with the protein product MEGLKGIHHVTAITSSAEKNYEFFTYVLGMRLVKKTVNQDDIQTYHLFFADDKGSPGTDMTFFDFPGIPKGSHGTNEIYQTSFRVPSDEALTYWVDRFDCLDVKHAGIQEQFGKKIVPFVDFDDQRYQLISDENNVGVEAGIPWQKGPIPLDYAITGLGPIIIRVADFTDFKEMLEKVLQFTYIQEENELHLFEVGQGGNGAQVIVEHNKTMPNARQGYGTVHHVAFRVEDRSVLDAWTNRMEGFGFATSGNVNRYYFESLYFRITNQILFELATEEPGFMVDEPYETLGEKLALPPFLEEKREQIEKMVRPIDTVRSTIQF